Proteins encoded in a region of the Psychromicrobium lacuslunae genome:
- the gltX gene encoding glutamate--tRNA ligase, giving the protein MTIPEVDSSTPVRVRFCPSPTGTPHVGLIRTALFNWAYARHTGGKLIFRVEDTDAARDSEESYHQLLDGLRWLGIDWDEGVETGGPHEPYRQSQRGEIYQDVIAKLRDGGFIYESYSTPEEIEARHRAAGRDPKLGYDGFDRELSEEQIAAFKAEGRQPALRLRMPDEDLTFNDLVRGEITFKAGSVPDFAVVRPNGAPLYTLVNPVDDALMGITHVLRGEDLLSSTPRQIALYRALYAVGVAKYQPLFGHLPYVMGQGNKKLSKRDPESSLFLLRDWGYIKEGLLNYLALLGWSLSADEDIFSVDQLVAAFDVHDVLGNPARFDLKKAEAINGTHIRMLSAEDFRSRLVPYLQNAGLLTERLTERQEATLNEAAPLIQERVQLLGEAPEMLRFLFVADDDVAPTEDALKGLPENLDEVLGAAIAALEPLEEWSAESIQGALRAALVEELGVKPRLAFGPVRTAISGRRISPPLFESMVILGKDSSLARLRGFSAS; this is encoded by the coding sequence ATGACTATTCCTGAAGTTGATTCCAGCACCCCTGTCCGAGTGCGGTTTTGCCCCTCGCCGACCGGTACCCCACACGTTGGCCTGATTCGCACCGCGCTGTTCAACTGGGCTTACGCTCGACACACCGGCGGCAAGCTGATTTTCCGGGTCGAGGACACCGACGCGGCCCGCGATAGCGAGGAAAGCTACCACCAGCTGCTCGACGGGCTGCGCTGGCTAGGTATTGACTGGGACGAGGGCGTGGAGACCGGTGGGCCGCACGAACCTTACCGACAGTCCCAGCGCGGTGAAATCTACCAGGACGTGATCGCGAAACTGCGCGACGGCGGCTTCATCTACGAGTCCTACTCGACGCCGGAGGAGATTGAAGCACGTCATAGGGCAGCCGGACGTGATCCCAAACTGGGGTATGACGGTTTCGACCGGGAGCTCAGCGAGGAGCAGATCGCGGCTTTCAAGGCCGAGGGCCGTCAGCCAGCATTGCGACTGCGGATGCCGGACGAAGACTTGACCTTCAATGACCTGGTGCGCGGCGAGATAACCTTCAAGGCGGGTTCGGTTCCCGACTTCGCTGTAGTGCGTCCGAACGGTGCGCCGCTATACACCTTGGTGAACCCGGTGGATGACGCGTTAATGGGCATCACTCATGTGTTGCGTGGTGAAGATTTACTTTCTTCGACACCGCGACAGATCGCGCTTTACCGAGCGCTTTACGCTGTCGGCGTGGCCAAGTACCAGCCGCTCTTCGGCCATCTGCCCTATGTGATGGGGCAGGGCAATAAAAAGCTCTCCAAGCGCGACCCGGAGTCGAGCCTGTTCCTGTTGCGGGACTGGGGCTACATCAAGGAGGGATTGCTGAACTACTTGGCGCTGTTGGGCTGGTCGTTGAGCGCCGACGAGGATATTTTCAGCGTTGATCAGTTGGTTGCCGCCTTCGATGTGCACGATGTGCTGGGCAACCCGGCTCGCTTCGACCTGAAGAAGGCCGAGGCAATCAACGGCACCCACATTCGGATGCTCTCAGCTGAGGATTTCCGTTCGCGCTTAGTGCCTTATTTGCAGAACGCGGGTTTGTTGACAGAGCGCCTGACTGAGCGTCAGGAAGCGACTCTCAACGAGGCTGCCCCGCTGATTCAGGAGCGCGTCCAGCTGCTGGGCGAAGCGCCGGAGATGCTGCGCTTCCTGTTCGTCGCGGACGATGATGTTGCGCCCACCGAGGACGCTCTCAAAGGGTTGCCGGAAAACCTGGATGAAGTACTCGGGGCGGCGATTGCTGCCCTTGAACCGCTGGAGGAATGGTCCGCGGAGTCGATCCAGGGGGCGTTGCGCGCAGCGTTAGTCGAGGAGCTGGGAGTGAAGCCCCGGCTGGCCTTCGGCCCGGTGCGCACCGCCATCTCCGGCCGCCGCATCTCTCCACCGCTCTTTGAATCAATGGTGATTTTGGGCAAGGACTCTTCGCTGGCACGGTTGCGCGGCTTTTCAGCGAGCTGA